ttgtttgaaaattgttaaaaaaccaatttagttaaataaatgtttttttttaaaaaaaagacagaCCAATAAGAGGAAGACAGATGTACAAAATCTTAGAAGGAGAAGCTCATTTGAGGACAAAAAAGAGTGAGTGGagtgagaagaaagaagagtcACGAATATTGCTGACTGTGCAACAAATGTACATTTGGCACCAATCAAAACCTATAAACCCTTATCCAAAAATCAATAATCTCATCTCTTCTTCATTGTTCTTCCCCAATCCAAACCCCAACCATTTTCCTCCACACACACACTCAGATACACAAATCCTTCCAACAATATTCTATACCCGCTTCCCAATTCTCATTGCATTTCACAATCATTATTCTTACTCTCTTACTACCTCCATCAATGGCTTCCACCTCCTGTTTCCTTCACCACCACGCCCTCACCGCCGCCGCAAGATCCTCGTCTTCCCCACGCCAGGCCGCCCTGCCCAAGTCTCCCCAGCTGCTCGTCTGCCGTGCCCAGAAGCAGCAACCCGCTCAGGAGGAGGAAGGCGGTGTTGTCTCTCGTCGATTGGCTCTCACTGTCCTCATCGGCGCCGCTGCTCTTGGCTCCAAGGTTTCTCCGGCTGATGCTGCTTATGGAGAAGCTGGTAATTCAATTCACCCTCTTGAGAATTTGATCAAGCATCTTGTGCAATTCACTTGAAACCCTTTGAAACTTGTTGCTTTTGTTTGTTCTGTTTTACctttattttggatttggTGTTTTTTGCTGGTTCTATCTTATGCTATAGATGGTTTGAAAGTTTTAGTATTAAGTTATTGTGATCCTAATCTTGAAATCCATGTTGAGGAAGTGATTTAGTGAGCTGTTCTTTattgtcttttatttttaggttGAAACCCACTTGGAATTCAAAAATGCATGCTCTTAGACAATTCCAATGATATGCATTGACTTAGTAGCAAGAGCAACTCTGTTTAGTAATCTTTTGATTGTTTACTCTACTTAGGCTGTTTTTGGGAGTgggattttattatttgttgtatAGTCTATTTGTAACGGAAATCTGGCTTTTCATTGATATTAAAAATGCAGCCAATGTGTTTGGAAAGCCAAAGTCCAACACAGATTACTTGCCATACAGTGGAGATGGATTCAAGCTTTCAATTCCTTCTAAGTGGAATCCAAGCAAAGAAAGGGAATTCCCAGGCCAAGTTCTTAGATATGAAGACAACTTTGATTCCAACAGCAATCTTAGTGTAATTATCAACCCAACTGACAAAAAATCCATCAAAGACTTTGGCTCCCCTGAAGAATTCCTTTCCAAGGTAGCACTCTTCCTCACATTTCAACTCTCAACTCTATTTTCACCTGTTACATAGttctttataatatttttcgCGCACGCATTgtttcaaatcaattatatcTCGATaggaattttaaaatagttagaaCTTAatatcatttctttcatgtttaaaattactttctaTCACTTTCATAATTCAACATGTTTAGAGTGATTTTTCACTGtgataaaagtaattttattcttctcaAATATGTTCTTACCTATTTAGTTGATGGTGCGGATTTGGTGGGACTTCAAAATTGAAGCACAGTGGAGGGCgttataaaagttaatttcaCTGTCTACTTGAAATCATTAATTGCAGGCCTATGCTTCTTGTAGTGAGAATTCCTTTAGTTACTGTTAATTAAATAGCCCCAATCAGATAAACGAACTTTTAAGAAACAGCTACTCAAATTAACTGAACTATTTTCTTAGGAAAAGCAAAAAACAACTCCCTACAGCCACTATAATTCTTGATGTTTGATAACTATGTGGCTGTTAGACTATTTCATGTCAGATTTGGTCTGAAACTAGACAAGAACATTTAATTCATATGGCTTAAATTGGCCTTTGCAGGTTGACTATTTGCTGGGAAAGCAAGCTTACTTTGGAAAGACTGCTTCTGAGGTAATTTTACATAAGGCACATTATATATAGAGTTAACAATTGATGCACTCTTAATGCAACTGATACAAACTTAAACAGAACAAAGCAACAACAATTACCGTTTCGGAAACAGAAAACTAAATCATTATTAGATGTGACCTAAATTTTCCACTTTAAGTTGGTATTGGTCCAAATAACATCTTTTAAGTGAATCAATCCAATTTTCACTCAAACAAGTATTGAAATCGATCAGGGTGGGTTCGACCCGGATGCAGTAGCAACAGCAAACATATTGGAGGCTACAGCGTCCAACGTGAATGGAAAGGACTACTACTTCGTATCTGTGTTGACAAGAACTGCAGATGGAGATGAAGGTGGGAAGCATCAGCTGATCACAGCAACTGTGAATGATGGAAAGCTTTACATTTGCAAGGCACAAGCAGGAGACAAGAGGTGGTTTAAAGGAGCAAGGAAGTTTGTGGAGGGTGCAGCTAGTTCTTTCAGTGTTGCTTAAGAAGAGAGAGAGCAATGTTGTTTGATTAGTAATGTgagcgagagagagagagagagaggtgtTTGTTGTATATTTTGGAGAACATTACCTTAACCAATGAAAGGGATTGTCAATGTGTTGTGTTGAGATGTTCATgacctttatttttttggttctccataaaattgttttaaggGTTGGGTGAATGAAGCTTTTAGAAGGAAGGAGATATTTCTTATTCTCTTCATCTCTTTCCCATCATTTATacaaatagtcaaatttatttgaaaatggttaATAATTACATTTCGTTAGCCATAGTTTCCATTTCATTACATGTTAACTCGTATATATCAAGTGTTCTAATATAATTTAGTCTATCTATAGTTTCATCTCATAGATTAGTTTAGTTAGTGTTGTTAGCTTGAAGTTAATTAATAGCATTAAGAACTACTCTTAACATAAACAAAACTCAGTGATAACCTTTCATCTATTATCACCCCTATCCTTGTATTTGAAGTTCCAACTCTGTCAGACTTTGAAcaacttcaacttttatttttggactttgtattttattttcataatacCTTCGAACTTTGAAATTGTTCAACCATTCCCTCGCGTCATTTATCTATGGCCCTTATTGACCAACAAAACTAATCTACGATGATGAATTGTATCTGTGACACTCTACAAtgcaaaagtaaaatataatatgcaTGAATGTACATATACACACCAGTTTGAGCTTGGATTTGGAGAGAAAACACCTAAACCTTCCTTAAATTAAGGTTTAATCTCATACTCtacatttaaatgaaaaacacaCATCgtcaaatacaacaaaatattttataatatggtAGGTAAATCTGGGGTTAGATCATTTCTGGAAAGTTTCAACTAAATCTTATAAATATGTTAGCAATTTGTTACCAAAAGCTCATTgtgatattaaattattattttattaacatgCTTGAATATATTAAAGTTCTGATTGGAATAACTTACTATTActttaataaaagtaaattaatgtTAGTTCTCagtaaaattgattattatttttgaaaaagatgtAATAGAAACTCTAAAGGATAAAATTAGTCATtttatttggagaaaattaGAAGTTAGTTGTTATGATTTACAATTAGAATATAGTTAGTATGGTTGAATAAGAGTTTTCGACTCTCCGtcattgtttataaattttttgaaaggCATATGGCGACTGAATTTTGGGTGCAGACTATTATAGTATGTGTTTAAGGTCCACATTATTATAATgtgttattataatatgtgtttgaggTGAAAGACTCTTATAAATCGGATTTTTCACTAATGTTTTTTggaatacatatatattgtacatgaaataaagtttttttttcaaataatattaaatgccaacatgagcttagcaCACGTCTGTGTTCGTGTGGATAAGAGGTCCCAGATTCAAATTCCCACCTcaacatttattacaatacatttgcaaaaaaaaaaaaaaaaaattgtataaaagtatttaaatactgttttatgtttatttatactatttacgttttcatgtttaaacttctaaactttacatattttattaatattacaaGTTTGggtgaatttaaattttaataattttgatctaTATGatagtaatattattaaaaaaatttgaaaatttgaaaatttgttattattatatttttaaaatctttcaaaTGTCCATTGTCATGttaatctttataaaaaatattacattcttttaatttttcaatgttatgtagatttttatctaatttttcaattgaGCCGAATctttaaagatatatataaataaaatttattacatatttttcttgtggcattattaaaatttgtaaaacatATAATAACTCTTCAACaatgaaaaacaattataGATGAGAAATGAAAGAGGAGTAGAATagtcttaattattataatatcttTTGGACCAAACGTCAATAGTGCTAAAATAGTCACTCCACTCTCGTTAATGGTACGAGGGCCAAACATCCATTACATTGTAACCTTTAagattatattcaaaacaCGTCAAGCAAATTTAccatttaacttaatttttttgaacacatgagaaaaaaataaaatgagatagttgcaaatttaaccattaaattcaaaataattaagtatataacaacatttttaaaaaattacaaatatagcacaatttgttaaattttatcaatgatagtgtctatcactgatagatcatgttataaaaattggtctatcaccgataaatCATATGAGTCTACcaacgatacaagtctatcaacaataattttactatatttataattcttttaaatgatgctatatacttaattattattttgaaaatggtaatCCAACCccattttatttgaaaagattcGGAATTTGGAAATATTTGGGCCTACAACCGGGTAGGGTGCATGAGATGAGTTGGGCAATGGCCCATTTCATACATAGAAAGGggtgaagagagaagaagaagttaCACGGCTGATGAAAGACGATGGAAAAGCAAGCGCCATCGATACATATTAGGGCACCACTCAATGTTTCAAATGTTAGTCTCTGTCTCCTGtctttcttctacttttaagttttcttataactgaggaaaagaaaagaaaagaaaagaaaagaaaaacccagtAGGAGGAGGAAGGAAGAAGCTTCAGCTAGAGAAGTAATGAcgaagaagaagcagaagaaggGGGTGCAAAAGCCTAAAtgtaaactaaattcaaaCGTGGGTTCTGCAATTACGCAAGCTCTCCAACGGTTTTGCCTGACCCATGACGAAGGTAAATTGGAAATCATGACTCAGATTGAGAaatgagaagaagatggagttTTTCAACTGTGTTCATGTTATATTCCAACGgaatgatttaaataatttgtggGTTTTAATGGGACTTGTGATTTTGGTTGCGGGTGATTGCTTCTTCTTTcgtttgttcattttttttttcatttatcaaatatCACGTGGGAGCTTCAAAGCAGGGACTGCTTGTTTGGCTATGTTGGTTGCTCCTGAGTAGTTGGTCAAGGCattggaaattgaaattggttttgagTATGAATTTCTTAAGAAGGCTATTCAATGGACAAAAGTGATCGGAAATCtgaaatttgagtttattgCGATTGATTCGTCCTAGCTTATCAAAACTAATCATATAGATTCTTCTATAATAACGGGCATggttcctttttctctttgaaaaACTTCTGCCGACGTCTCACAATGGCAAAATCTAATTGCAGAAAAACAATCTAGCCTTTCTAGGTATGAACTAGAGATTTTCTGCCTTTTCAGCTGTAGAGTTGCAACTTTTTGATAAGAAAGGAGGTTTCAGGGTCGTTAAAAACACACTGGAGGAATGCCCAAACTAGTGTTTTTGTGAAGTCTATGTTTTCACCTCTTCCAATAGATTAGTTTAGTTAatttatctttcaaaatttcttcagTATTTACGAGATTTAGCATGTCTGGTGTAGATATGGATTATAAGTCAAACTTTACTGGCCTTTTTATGCTGGGACCGACAATGAACTTGGTGTTAGATGTTATGGGTAACATGACTTGGATGATTGTTGGCGATTTGTTTCTTAAGTGTAgcaataatcattttaatctTTCTCTATAGTCTATATTCtatcttccttttttcctttctctctttctttattttttaatgagaaACATGGATCATAATCTTCATTGTTGggatgaaattacaaaaaggcAACAAGAGTCATGAGAGATCGCACAGTGCTACTCCATTGTGAGATAAGAGAACTAAGAttgtaattacaaaagtaaGATGCGAGTTTACACTAAGAAAGAGTTGTAAACAGAAGGtaattaaaaagttgtatGAAGTCCATTTCCTTGTTCTCAAAGATGTGAGGATTTTGCTCAATCCACAATGGCAGTGGGAAGGCTCAGACGATGAAAGTCCATAAAATCTCCTCGTACTTCTTGAATGGACGATCATTGAGCAGCATAGTCAGAAGAAGGGGACTAAGTGATAATTGAATGCATTCTtgattttcttccaaaaaacTTGCACAAAATCACAACTAACTAGTATGTAAGAGATTCTTCACTTTTACAGCGAAGAACGCATCAACTAGGGGGAGATACTATCCATGCAGCTTTTTTTAATCGATCACATTTCTTCAAACTCTCAACTCTTTATTGTTCCTCATGCAAGATTTTTCTCCCATGTACAGATATACTAATATTGGGGTCTGTTTTTATCTGTTGTTTAATTAGCCAATATATGGATGTTTCATGCAGTTTTCACTTTTGAAGCTGATCTTTCGAAGCGTGAACGTGCTCTTGTGCATGAAGTGTGCAGGAAAATGGGTATGACATCGAAGAGTTCTGGGTAAGTTTCAATTAGCAATGTCTCCCTTGAGTTTAGATGGCATCTAGTCATATATAGTATAGCTATTTAAAGTAACTTCATATTCCTGGAAGGAAATTTTCCCCACATTTGAGAAGGCATCTAGTTATGTACTGGTATCTATTCTTGGAATGGAGTTTTTTCTGTGCATGTAGAATGTCTTTGGCCCCTATAATATTTTGCTTTGGGTTTCTCAgtttctcttctctttgtAGGCATGGAGACCAACGACGTGTGTCTGTATATAAATCCAAACTGCAAATGGAGACAGTGAAATTTTctgaaaaaaccaaaactgTTTTGGACGACTTGTTTAGTATGTATCCTCCTGATGATGGAGAGTTGGGCAAGGAGACAGTTGGGAACCACCATAAAAAGGCTGATAAGCCAAGGCGTAGGAAAGATGACATTTTCTGGAGGCCGTCAATGACCAAGGAAGAGCTAACGAAGAAAGTGGGATCATATACTTTGAAGAATGTTGCTAATATGAAAAAGGTTTCTTTGAGTACATGAACAAAAGTGATGAAGTTTACTGGTTTTATGCTGTACCATCATCtctcttttagtttttcttacaTAGGAAACTTACCTGAAGTTTAAAGGTTATCATCTTAATACCAAAGTAGCTGATAGTGAACTTTtgatacttttctttttgtagatCTCAGAGAGATCTAAGCTTCCAATTGCTTCATTTGAAGATGTTATTACTTCAACAGTTGAATCTCACCAGGTTGCTTTTAATATACAA
This is a stretch of genomic DNA from Cucumis sativus cultivar 9930 chromosome 4, Cucumber_9930_V3, whole genome shotgun sequence. It encodes these proteins:
- the LOC101214094 gene encoding oxygen-evolving enhancer protein 2, chloroplastic, yielding MASTSCFLHHHALTAAARSSSSPRQAALPKSPQLLVCRAQKQQPAQEEEGGVVSRRLALTVLIGAAALGSKVSPADAAYGEAANVFGKPKSNTDYLPYSGDGFKLSIPSKWNPSKEREFPGQVLRYEDNFDSNSNLSVIINPTDKKSIKDFGSPEEFLSKVDYLLGKQAYFGKTASEGGFDPDAVATANILEATASNVNGKDYYFVSVLTRTADGDEGGKHQLITATVNDGKLYICKAQAGDKRWFKGARKFVEGAASSFSVA